Sequence from the Prunus persica cultivar Lovell chromosome G5, Prunus_persica_NCBIv2, whole genome shotgun sequence genome:
ATAAGATGactcattcttcttttttgcgCTCAAAATGAGTCTTTCCATCTAGGGACGGGgctatatatttcaaattttataaggTGAGTGACATCTGACATGGCGAAAGGATCCCCCGTGTAATCGAAAGAGCTATCTGATTGCCTAGCTGGCTAGATACTATTGGTCCGATGATTTCACCACGGCAAATCCTATGTGGCTCAAGATCATCATCTCACGTGTCCTTCTTGCGTTTCCTTGCTCACCAAGAGTCTGAGTCTGATTGGCGTAGAGCAGACGACGCGTTTCCAGGAAAAGTAAACACCACCTAAATATCTAGATGGTCGTCTATGCCATTATTTAATATAGCCCTCCTCCAGTGTCCTCGCATCCTCTAGGTTAGAATTCGACTTCGAATTAGATTTTTGTAGATATTTCTTTTGCTTATGGAATTGGAAGGAGATGTTGGATTTCTGGATGAGAATGACATAATCGGAGAAATCGATTGGGATTTTTTGTTCGACGGCTCAAATACCTTGGAGGATGTGTTGGAGTTGGAAAATCCAGTCGTCACGGCGACTGgttcatcatcaccatcaccatcatcaacGGTGGAGGATGCTCCCTCCGACTCATCCCCGGATTGGATCGGCGAGATCGAGACCATTCTGATGAAAGACGACGATGTCAACGGCAACCAGGTTGTTCCGGATTCGGTGGAGCCCACTAATGCTGAATATTATGAGAAGTTTTTGGCGGATGTACTCGTCGACTCGCCTTCCACCGATGCCGGTTCCAACGCCTCCGCCGACTCCGAGAAGGAGAAACTCGACCGATCCCCGCTCAACGATGACGATGACGATGACGATGACGCTGCTGACGCCGACGCCGACGATCCTATCTCCAAGAAAAGGAGAAGGTaccattaatttattatttatgatttattaattGTAACTCTTcgttttagggttttgaacatttattaaaattaaaatcagagTATGCttattgttaatttatttatatttttaattactgTGGTTgtgtaaataaataacaagtCTGGTTTATTGAATCCTTTAATGAGAGATGAAGTGAAATATGTTTTAGGCAAAGGGccaaaaatagataaataaattattggggaaataataataattacgATGTGATATGATAGTAGTGAATGTGGTTTGGATTATTCCAGGCAGCTGAGAAACAAGGATGCAGCGGTGAGATCAAGGGAGAGGAAAAAGATTTATGTGAGGGATCTGGAGATGAAGAGCAAGTACTTGGAAGGCGAATGCAGGAGACTGGGGCGTTTGCTCCAGTGCTGCTACGCTGAGAATCACGCTTTGCGCCTCGGTTTGCAGATGAACAATGCTTATGGGCATGGACATGGTGTTTTGGCCACCAAGCAGGAGTCTGCTGTGCTCTTGTTGGAACTCCTGCTGTTGGGTTCCCTGCTTCGGTGCCTGGACATCATGTGCCTCGTTGCTCTGCCTCTAATTCTGATGGCCGGACTAAGAAATCCACTGAACAACGTGGCGGCAAACAAAGATCTAGAAAATGTGGATCTAAGGCCAAGAGGGGCAGCAAGTAAGATGTTTCAACATTCGGTGCTCCTATGTTTTTCTAAAAGTAGGAGATGCAAAGCGTCGAGGACAAAGATGAAACATAGTCGATTTCCTTGTTTATTGGGTTCTTATGTGAGCTTTGCTCTCCCGCTTCTAATGTTAGCAACTTAAGGTTGGTAGGTTGgattacttatttatttttgttttcccttttgtCTATGAATAATGGTTTTACAGTATGATATGGAAATCCTCCAACTAtgttttttgtatttcttcttGATTGATTTACAATGTGCTTATTATCTACAAGTTGTTGCTTTACAAGTTACGCAAATTCAGATGCAAATGGCCATAGGAATCATCAGAAAACTATTTGGTGGGGGTTTGTAACTGATTTCTTTATCTATTTTTCCttgttatattttttctaTGCAAGATTGAGTAGGGATAACCATTATTTAGCTGGATTGTATTGGCGGCATATTAAGATATAATTCGTTTGACCCAAAAGTTCATGCAATCAAGCAGCATTTGTACTTCCCTTATTATCCCGTATGCATTTTACtactacttttttttgttttgatcatTTTCCATGTTGTATCTGGTAGAGTAGAGCCTTAACTCCTTGAGGCTTCAGCTTTCTAGGTTGCTGGCCTGTTTTGGGTTCTTCTCGTTTTTGTGTCTGTGTaccaaaagttttttaaaaaaaataagccCTTGCGCGCAGCAGTAGAGTGTTGCGCAGTGAAGGCAAAGGAGGGAGGACTTCCGTCGAGCGCTTGGCGTGCACTCAAGGCCAAGGGGTCGCACAGAGACTGGCCAATGGCTCGCCGGTGGAGTCCACAACCAATATTCCGTCATTCCAAGGGGTCTTCCAACCCCTCTTGTATTGTG
This genomic interval carries:
- the LOC18776076 gene encoding bZIP transcription factor 60 produces the protein MELEGDVGFLDENDIIGEIDWDFLFDGSNTLEDVLELENPVVTATGSSSPSPSSTVEDAPSDSSPDWIGEIETILMKDDDVNGNQVVPDSVEPTNAEYYEKFLADVLVDSPSTDAGSNASADSEKEKLDRSPLNDDDDDDDDAADADADDPISKKRRRQLRNKDAAVRSRERKKIYVRDLEMKSKYLEGECRRLGRLLQCCYAENHALRLGLQMNNAYGHGHGVLATKQESAVLLLELLLLGSLLRCLDIMCLVALPLILMAGLRNPLNNVAANKDLENVDLRPRGAASKMFQHSVLLCFSKSRRCKASRTKMKHSRFPCLLGSYVSFALPLLMLAT